In Pedobacter sp. WC2423, the following are encoded in one genomic region:
- a CDS encoding prephenate dehydratase — translation MKKVTRVAIQGIKASFHEEAAFKFFGNDIKTIECNSFKQTCEVLEAREADYVVMAIENSIAGSLLPNYTLIREYNFAVTGEVYLPIQLHLMALPGVKLEDVKYVTSHPIAIRQCIDFFDEFPHLKVVESVDTAACAKKIRDEQLTDTVAIANTLAAELYGLNIIERRIESNKKNYTRFLILQNDKTEDLTEINKSSICFQVGNHVGALSKVLNIFAEQNVNLSKIQSMPVLGKRNEYYFYVDMEWTESEKYDIAIRKALKYTVNFNIMGEYLKNDIV, via the coding sequence ATGAAAAAAGTAACAAGAGTAGCAATACAAGGTATTAAAGCCTCCTTTCATGAAGAAGCTGCTTTCAAATTCTTTGGTAATGACATTAAAACTATCGAATGCAATTCCTTTAAACAAACATGCGAAGTGCTTGAGGCACGGGAAGCTGACTATGTAGTGATGGCTATTGAAAACTCTATCGCCGGTAGCCTTTTACCAAACTACACACTGATCAGAGAATATAATTTTGCAGTAACCGGAGAAGTTTACCTTCCTATACAATTGCACTTAATGGCACTGCCGGGTGTGAAACTGGAAGACGTAAAATATGTAACCTCCCACCCTATTGCTATTCGTCAGTGCATTGATTTCTTTGACGAATTTCCACACCTTAAAGTAGTGGAAAGCGTAGATACAGCCGCTTGTGCAAAAAAGATCAGAGACGAGCAATTAACTGATACTGTCGCGATTGCAAACACACTGGCTGCCGAGCTTTATGGCCTGAATATTATAGAAAGAAGAATTGAATCCAATAAAAAGAATTACACCCGTTTCCTGATCCTTCAAAACGATAAAACTGAAGATTTGACTGAAATTAATAAATCCTCCATCTGTTTCCAGGTTGGTAACCATGTAGGTGCACTCTCAAAAGTGCTGAACATCTTCGCAGAGCAAAATGTGAATTTAAGCAAGATCCAGTCTATGCCTGTTTTAGGTAAAAGAAATGAGTATTATTTCTATGTCGATATGGAATGGACAGAAAGCGAAAAATATGACATCGCTATCCGTAAAGCACTGAAATACACAGTAAACTTTAATATAATGGGCGAATATCTAAAAAACGATATCGTTTAA